In Meiothermus cerbereus DSM 11376, a single window of DNA contains:
- a CDS encoding endonuclease V, with product MKAHDFVRPGNLAEARALQKALAEAVVLEGNPSPARYIVALDASHPTRFSRQKGPSVAVAVLWDQAQGAALEVAAVQMDEAELFPYLPGYLSFREAPLYLAALAQLSHAPEVLLVDGQGIAHPRRLGIAAHLGVHLDLPSIGVAKTLLFGRPEEELPLEAGSAVRLMDGETQIGWVYRSRAGVRPLVVSPGHRVGLAESLAFVRSLVGKTRLPEPLRLAHLQAGAKRRLAAAERKGEVRGNVR from the coding sequence ATGAAGGCCCATGACTTTGTTCGGCCCGGAAACCTGGCAGAGGCCAGGGCCCTGCAAAAAGCCCTGGCCGAAGCGGTGGTACTGGAAGGTAACCCCAGCCCAGCCCGCTACATTGTGGCCCTCGACGCCTCGCATCCCACCCGCTTTTCCCGGCAAAAAGGCCCTTCGGTGGCGGTGGCGGTGCTGTGGGATCAGGCCCAGGGGGCAGCGCTCGAGGTCGCCGCGGTTCAGATGGACGAGGCCGAGCTATTTCCCTACCTTCCTGGCTACCTGTCCTTCCGCGAGGCGCCCCTTTACCTGGCGGCCCTGGCCCAGCTATCCCATGCCCCCGAGGTGTTGCTGGTAGACGGTCAGGGCATCGCCCATCCCAGGCGGTTGGGCATTGCCGCCCACCTGGGGGTACACCTGGATCTACCGAGCATTGGGGTGGCCAAAACCCTGCTGTTTGGTCGGCCAGAGGAGGAGCTGCCCCTGGAGGCGGGCTCGGCAGTGCGACTGATGGACGGCGAAACCCAGATTGGCTGGGTGTACCGCAGCCGCGCCGGGGTTCGGCCCCTGGTGGTTTCGCCCGGCCACCGGGTGGGCCTGGCAGAAAGCCTGGCTTTTGTGCGGTCGCTCGTGGGAAAGACCCGCTTACCCGAGCCCTTGCGCCTGGCCCACCTCCAGGCGGGGGCAAAACGGCGGCTGGCTGCAGCGGAGCGGAAGGGCGAAGTTAGGGGCAATGTGAGGTGA
- a CDS encoding MBL fold metallo-hydrolase: MTKLSRRQALKLLGTTGAVAAAGTMPTMAQPTPAMPNGAGYYRFKLGDFTLTVLSDGQTPPGNAFPNWGATPGKQAEFEAALRENFLEPTQFINNFNPMVIDTGRAKILIDTGRGQAGQLLTNLANAGLRPADINIVFITHGHGDHIGGLLRDGQPVFANAQHIMGETEFQFWLSQATPPANLVALRERFTLVRPGAEIAPGVTAVDTPGHTVGHLAVQVSSGGRTLWHLGDAGGHYILSLRFPEHYLGFDANPQQAVATRARLWQAAAAERIMVVGYHFAWPGVGYVRRSGNAYEFVPAFFVF; the protein is encoded by the coding sequence ATGACCAAATTGTCTCGTCGTCAAGCCCTTAAGCTACTGGGCACTACCGGTGCGGTAGCTGCGGCTGGCACCATGCCCACAATGGCCCAGCCGACACCCGCTATGCCCAATGGCGCCGGATATTACCGCTTCAAGCTGGGCGATTTTACCCTTACGGTGCTGAGCGACGGCCAGACCCCGCCCGGCAATGCCTTTCCCAACTGGGGTGCGACCCCCGGAAAACAGGCCGAGTTCGAGGCAGCCTTGCGTGAAAACTTCCTCGAGCCCACCCAGTTCATCAACAACTTCAACCCCATGGTCATTGATACGGGCCGGGCCAAGATTCTCATCGACACCGGTCGGGGCCAGGCCGGGCAGCTCCTAACGAACCTGGCCAACGCCGGCCTGCGGCCTGCCGACATCAACATCGTCTTCATCACCCACGGCCACGGCGACCATATTGGCGGCCTTCTGCGCGATGGGCAGCCGGTGTTTGCCAACGCTCAGCACATCATGGGTGAAACCGAGTTCCAGTTCTGGCTCTCCCAGGCCACCCCACCGGCCAACCTGGTGGCCCTGCGCGAACGCTTTACCCTGGTGCGCCCCGGCGCCGAGATCGCCCCCGGCGTAACTGCGGTGGATACCCCCGGCCACACCGTGGGTCACCTGGCCGTGCAGGTGAGCTCGGGTGGGCGGACGCTGTGGCACCTGGGCGACGCGGGGGGGCATTACATCCTGTCTCTCCGTTTCCCCGAGCACTACCTGGGCTTTGATGCCAACCCCCAGCAGGCGGTGGCCACCCGGGCCCGGCTGTGGCAGGCTGCTGCAGCCGAGCGGATCATGGTGGTGGGCTACCACTTTGCCTGGCCAGGTGTGGGCTATGTGCGGCGTTCGGGCAACGCTTACGAGTTTGTGCCGGCCTTCTTTGTGTTCTGA
- a CDS encoding long-chain fatty acid--CoA ligase — MQSTMMDFPLTLPHLLERGGKLFPKEEIVTRLPDKSLHRYTYGDFYKRSRKLASALQKAGLQKGDRVATLSWNTYAHLEAYFGVPLAGGVLHPLNLRLHPSDIAYIINHAQDRFLIVDDVLLKLFEAVREQVRLDGVIVVPLSGQPVPEGMLNYEDFLASGDDHFIYPELGELEAAAMCYTSGTTGKPKGVVYSHRSIALHSLASALPDALNLGGQDVLLPVVPMFHVLAWGLPYTGVMAGCKLVLPGPHLDPLSLLELFESEGVTKTAGVPTIWLGVLQALEKEPTRWQLKPMEMVVGGSAAPEAMIRAFDRFGHTVLHAWGMTEMSPLGTVSRLKRHLRGDPELEYRYRALQGLPTPWVEIRAMGEQGEVSWDGQSLGELQVRGPWVAQSYYNLEEESDKWTPDGWFRTGDVVAIDPEGYIRIADRTKDLIKSGGEWISSIDLENALMAHPAVKEAAVIAIPDPKWDERPLAAVVLKEGQQATPEELARFLAARFAKWWLPDAYVFLDEIPRTSTGKFLKSRLREQFRNYKTPSASQ, encoded by the coding sequence ATGCAGTCCACCATGATGGATTTCCCCCTGACCCTGCCGCACTTGCTGGAGCGGGGCGGAAAGCTTTTCCCCAAAGAAGAAATCGTGACCCGGCTGCCCGATAAGTCGTTGCATCGCTACACCTATGGCGATTTCTACAAGCGTTCGCGCAAGCTGGCCTCGGCCCTGCAAAAGGCTGGGTTGCAGAAAGGCGACCGCGTGGCCACCCTCTCCTGGAACACCTATGCCCACCTCGAGGCCTACTTTGGTGTACCGCTGGCGGGTGGGGTGCTGCATCCGCTGAACCTCAGGCTCCACCCCTCGGACATCGCCTACATCATCAACCATGCCCAGGATAGGTTTTTGATTGTGGACGATGTGCTCTTGAAGCTTTTTGAGGCCGTGCGGGAGCAGGTTAGGCTGGACGGGGTGATTGTGGTGCCCCTTTCGGGCCAGCCGGTGCCGGAGGGTATGCTCAACTACGAAGACTTTCTGGCCTCGGGGGACGACCATTTCATCTACCCCGAACTGGGCGAGCTCGAGGCCGCCGCCATGTGCTATACCTCTGGCACCACGGGTAAGCCCAAAGGGGTGGTCTACTCCCACCGCTCCATCGCGCTGCACAGCCTGGCCTCGGCCCTGCCCGATGCGCTGAACCTGGGCGGCCAGGATGTGCTCTTGCCGGTGGTGCCCATGTTCCACGTGCTGGCCTGGGGGCTGCCCTACACGGGGGTCATGGCGGGCTGCAAGCTGGTGCTGCCGGGGCCCCACCTCGACCCGCTAAGCCTGCTGGAGCTGTTCGAGTCGGAAGGGGTTACCAAGACCGCCGGGGTGCCCACCATCTGGCTGGGGGTGCTGCAGGCCTTGGAGAAGGAGCCGACCCGCTGGCAACTAAAACCCATGGAGATGGTGGTGGGGGGCAGCGCGGCCCCAGAGGCCATGATCCGGGCTTTCGACCGTTTTGGCCACACCGTGCTGCACGCCTGGGGCATGACCGAGATGAGCCCCCTGGGCACCGTCAGCCGGCTCAAGCGCCATCTGCGGGGCGACCCGGAGCTCGAGTACCGCTACCGGGCCTTGCAGGGCCTGCCCACCCCCTGGGTGGAAATTCGGGCCATGGGCGAGCAGGGCGAGGTGTCTTGGGATGGGCAGTCGCTGGGAGAATTGCAGGTGCGGGGGCCCTGGGTGGCCCAAAGCTACTACAACCTGGAGGAGGAGTCCGACAAGTGGACCCCGGATGGTTGGTTCCGCACCGGCGATGTGGTGGCGATAGACCCCGAGGGCTACATCCGCATCGCCGACCGCACCAAAGACCTGATTAAGTCGGGGGGCGAGTGGATCAGCTCGATTGACCTCGAGAACGCCCTGATGGCCCACCCGGCGGTAAAGGAGGCCGCGGTGATTGCCATCCCCGACCCCAAATGGGATGAGCGCCCCCTGGCCGCCGTGGTGCTCAAGGAAGGGCAGCAGGCCACCCCGGAGGAGCTGGCCCGGTTTTTGGCGGCCCGCTTTGCCAAGTGGTGGCTGCCCGATGCGTATGTGTTCCTGGACGAAATTCCCCGCA